In Gimesia benthica, a single window of DNA contains:
- a CDS encoding FliO/MopB family protein, giving the protein MIRLCILAVLTLLCLLISAVRSQAAEPAYQSRPSEFRQPREMSGNPNTYSRTAQRGVTPTTIGRESLNRPQPVNSGIAPSQTRSLPQQRMPSEAKSAANPITPLDRQKQANSTAEDQASPRRVPSIWGTFGALALVIGIILIAAKVMKKHNLLSAKTLPREVLEVLGKRPLDARQTIHFVRCGNRILILGSSPAGLETLSEVLDPVEVDLITGMCREQADSSRANQSFLNLFQSTQQKTPPARTERKPERVQPPVRSEAEPETTQDEYPEFDSAMSRLQQKLLQPSRHSLNETGDRDHV; this is encoded by the coding sequence ATGATTCGTCTTTGCATTCTTGCCGTACTGACGTTGCTCTGCCTGCTGATCTCAGCGGTGCGAAGCCAGGCAGCCGAACCTGCGTATCAGTCGCGGCCATCTGAATTTCGCCAGCCTCGTGAAATGTCCGGTAATCCCAATACGTATTCCCGGACGGCACAACGGGGAGTGACTCCGACTACCATTGGTCGGGAGAGTCTGAATCGGCCGCAGCCGGTTAATTCCGGAATCGCTCCCTCTCAGACGCGCAGTCTGCCTCAACAGAGAATGCCCTCAGAAGCAAAGTCAGCTGCGAATCCGATTACTCCCCTGGATCGACAGAAACAGGCGAACTCAACAGCGGAAGATCAGGCATCTCCGCGACGCGTGCCTTCCATCTGGGGGACATTCGGTGCGCTGGCACTGGTGATCGGTATTATCCTGATCGCTGCTAAAGTGATGAAAAAACATAATCTTTTGTCTGCGAAAACGCTGCCTCGCGAAGTGCTCGAGGTTCTGGGAAAACGGCCGCTGGATGCCCGCCAGACCATTCACTTTGTGAGATGCGGTAATCGGATCCTGATTCTGGGATCATCGCCCGCGGGTCTGGAGACCTTGAGCGAAGTGCTGGATCCGGTCGAAGTCGATCTGATTACGGGTATGTGTCGCGAGCAGGCAGACTCGTCTCGTGCAAATCAGTCGTTCCTGAACCTGTTTCAATCTACTCAGCAAAAAACGCCACCAGCGCGAACTGAGCGAAAGCCGGAACGTGTGCAACCTCCGGTACGTTCTGAAGCGGAGCCTGAAACAACTCAGGACGAATATCCCGAATTTGATTCTGCCATGTCCCGGTTGCAGCAGAAACTGTTACAGCCCTCCCGTCATTCCCTGAATGAAACCGGGGACCGCGATCATGTTTAA
- the flhB gene encoding flagellar biosynthesis protein FlhB: MAENDTGEKTEDPTDRRRNEAREKGNIAKSTDLNAAGMMLATAGVLYFFAVSLSHDMKNLMEATLTSPVWLRVDTAVIMERVQAIIKQFLQGSALTMLILFIAAVILNIVQVGFMMTPDVLQIKWERLNPIEGAKRIVSIRGLVKLGVSLGKITLLVLIAVWFSYLVFPNFLALMGAPPETIMRDIFNSSIELGILLALALIILGGLDFAFQKWKHEKDLMMSKQEVREEMKSMDGDPLIRQRRREAHRKLALSQELSQVATSDVVITNPTHISIAIKYDPEKMPAPVVVAKGAGEIALQIRKIANEHGIPIIERKPLARQMYRDVKAGEEIPFELYEVFVEIMAYVYNLTGKTMPDAR, encoded by the coding sequence ATGGCAGAGAATGATACCGGAGAAAAAACAGAAGACCCGACGGATCGCCGGCGCAATGAGGCCCGCGAGAAGGGGAACATTGCGAAAAGTACCGACCTGAATGCGGCGGGGATGATGCTGGCGACCGCGGGTGTGCTCTACTTCTTTGCGGTCAGTCTGAGCCACGACATGAAGAATCTGATGGAAGCGACGCTGACCAGCCCGGTCTGGCTGCGCGTCGATACCGCGGTCATCATGGAACGCGTGCAGGCGATCATTAAACAGTTTCTGCAGGGATCTGCTTTGACGATGCTGATTCTGTTTATTGCTGCCGTCATCCTGAATATCGTGCAGGTCGGATTCATGATGACCCCGGATGTCCTGCAGATCAAATGGGAACGTTTGAACCCGATTGAAGGGGCCAAGCGGATTGTTTCGATTCGCGGACTGGTCAAGCTGGGAGTCAGCCTGGGAAAAATTACACTGCTGGTGCTGATCGCGGTCTGGTTCAGCTACCTGGTGTTCCCGAATTTTCTCGCGTTGATGGGGGCACCTCCCGAGACCATCATGCGCGACATTTTTAATTCCTCGATCGAGCTGGGCATCCTGCTGGCACTGGCGCTGATTATCCTGGGAGGTCTGGATTTTGCCTTTCAGAAATGGAAGCATGAAAAAGACCTGATGATGAGCAAGCAGGAAGTCCGCGAAGAGATGAAGTCGATGGACGGGGATCCGCTGATCCGCCAGAGACGCCGCGAAGCACATCGCAAACTGGCTCTCTCGCAGGAACTCTCCCAGGTCGCGACTTCCGATGTCGTGATCACCAACCCGACCCATATTTCGATTGCCATCAAGTACGATCCGGAGAAAATGCCGGCACCGGTTGTTGTGGCCAAAGGGGCAGGGGAGATCGCTTTGCAGATCCGGAAGATCGCCAATGAACATGGGATTCCGATCATCGAACGGAAGCCGCTGGCGCGACAGATGTATCGCGATGTGAAAGCCGGCGAGGAAATTCCTTTCGAGCTGTACGAGGTCTTTGTCGAGATCATGGCCTACGTTTATAATCTGACCGGAAAAACGATGCCGGACGCCCGCTGA
- a CDS encoding motility protein A, producing the protein MDKATAGGLVSGIILLLLAIFIAPGSSFSAFIDIPSAAVVVGGAIAACFIAFPGAAMLLFPKVLKKVFFPKQPELAPVISQIVEFAEIARRDGILALEAKTEEIEDPFILLGVQMAVDGTDVDLMEQILRTEMEAVAGRHKNGKSLMDTVGRYAPAFGMIGTLMGLIIMLGNMDDPEAIGPGMAVALITTLYGALVSNLFFLPFADKLAYYSKQEFQVREVIIKGLIAIQEGDNPRVIEQKLNTFLPADQRVSKDGQAA; encoded by the coding sequence ATGGATAAGGCAACCGCCGGCGGACTCGTTTCAGGCATCATTTTGCTGCTGCTGGCGATCTTCATTGCGCCAGGGTCAAGCTTCAGTGCCTTTATCGATATTCCCTCAGCTGCGGTGGTGGTCGGTGGGGCGATCGCAGCCTGTTTCATTGCCTTTCCGGGGGCAGCGATGCTGCTGTTTCCGAAGGTACTGAAAAAAGTCTTCTTTCCCAAGCAGCCAGAACTGGCTCCCGTGATTTCTCAGATCGTTGAGTTTGCTGAAATCGCTCGTCGCGACGGTATCCTGGCTCTGGAAGCCAAAACGGAAGAAATCGAGGACCCTTTCATTCTGCTCGGCGTCCAGATGGCGGTGGACGGGACCGACGTGGATCTGATGGAACAGATTCTCCGTACAGAGATGGAAGCTGTGGCTGGCCGTCATAAAAACGGCAAATCACTGATGGATACTGTTGGTCGATACGCACCAGCATTCGGGATGATCGGAACCCTGATGGGACTGATCATCATGCTGGGGAACATGGATGACCCTGAAGCCATCGGCCCGGGTATGGCGGTGGCGTTGATCACGACCCTGTACGGGGCGCTGGTATCGAACCTGTTTTTCCTCCCTTTTGCCGACAAGCTGGCTTATTACAGTAAACAGGAATTCCAGGTACGGGAAGTCATCATTAAAGGGCTGATTGCAATTCAGGAAGGGGATAATCCCCGAGTGATTGAGCAGAAGCTGAATACTTTCCTGCCGGCAGACCAGCGTGTCAGCAAAGACGGTCAGGCTGCCTGA
- a CDS encoding flagellar hook-basal body complex protein, with protein MGLTSALNTSLGGLSLNETSIDVLGNNIANAGTNGFKASNVLFTTQLARTLSVGSRPSSSNGGTNPRQIGLGALSASIRKDFTQGSVTNSTSPSDLAIQGDGFFILDSPDGQVYSRNGNFELNSSSLLTNQSGYLVQGYGVDEDFNLVKTTLTDIKVPLGDLNVAQATKNVEIGGALLPTGEIGTQGSILTTGNLTDAGNANAAITGATLLTDIEETIGTPLFTLGETLSFTPSKGGRTLEPLTMQVTGTTTAADFASFMDRTLGIQNGGGIPNDATTGAQPGVTVTAGGAFQIVGNSGSVNDISVTIGNITSDGSTVPMTFTKSESANGESAITDFVIFDSLGEPVTMKMTSALESRSSNNTVFRYFLESADDNDGDIAVSNGTITFDSKGNVTNFTPSTFGISRVNTAADEMDVSIDLSNISGISSASAGSTLKLDLQDGSDPGTLSSFVIDETGIINGVFDNGIIRTLGQVTLARFSNPQGLLESGNSTFQEGVSSGPPFLVTPGNFGAGTIRAGSIELSNTDVGRNLVDLIVASTNYRGNARVISSVQQLVDELLVLGR; from the coding sequence ATGGGATTGACGTCTGCATTAAATACATCATTGGGTGGTCTGAGCCTGAATGAAACCAGCATCGATGTGTTGGGTAACAATATCGCCAACGCTGGCACTAATGGTTTTAAAGCCTCTAATGTGCTGTTCACGACGCAGCTTGCTCGAACCTTAAGTGTGGGTTCACGTCCTTCCTCCTCAAATGGCGGTACGAACCCCCGACAGATCGGTCTGGGGGCCTTGAGTGCTTCGATTCGTAAAGACTTCACTCAGGGTAGTGTGACCAATAGTACGAGCCCCTCCGACCTCGCGATTCAGGGAGATGGTTTCTTTATTCTGGACAGCCCCGATGGTCAGGTTTACTCCCGGAATGGTAACTTCGAATTGAACAGCTCGAGTCTGTTGACCAACCAGAGCGGTTATCTGGTTCAGGGGTATGGCGTCGATGAAGACTTCAACCTGGTTAAGACTACTCTGACTGATATTAAAGTTCCTCTCGGGGACTTGAACGTGGCCCAGGCGACCAAGAATGTTGAGATTGGTGGTGCATTACTGCCGACCGGGGAAATTGGAACCCAAGGCTCGATCTTGACAACAGGGAACTTGACCGATGCCGGAAACGCGAACGCAGCCATTACTGGTGCGACACTGCTGACCGACATTGAAGAAACGATTGGTACACCGCTGTTTACCCTGGGAGAAACACTGTCATTTACTCCCAGCAAAGGGGGACGAACTCTGGAACCATTGACCATGCAGGTGACGGGAACCACGACTGCCGCTGATTTTGCCAGCTTTATGGACCGAACTCTGGGGATTCAGAATGGGGGTGGCATTCCCAACGATGCGACCACAGGCGCTCAACCAGGAGTGACGGTAACTGCCGGTGGTGCTTTTCAGATCGTGGGGAATTCCGGGAGCGTGAATGATATCTCGGTAACCATTGGTAATATTACTTCTGATGGCTCAACTGTACCGATGACGTTCACGAAAAGTGAGTCTGCGAATGGTGAAAGTGCTATTACTGACTTCGTGATTTTTGACTCGCTGGGTGAACCGGTGACGATGAAGATGACCAGCGCGCTGGAATCACGATCATCCAACAATACTGTCTTCCGCTACTTCCTCGAGAGTGCAGATGACAATGATGGTGATATCGCGGTTTCCAATGGAACGATTACGTTCGACAGTAAAGGGAATGTGACTAACTTCACCCCTTCTACATTCGGGATCAGCCGGGTCAATACCGCTGCTGATGAAATGGATGTGTCCATAGACCTTTCAAACATCTCCGGTATTTCGTCTGCGTCGGCGGGGAGTACTCTGAAACTGGACCTGCAGGATGGTTCGGATCCGGGAACGCTGTCCAGTTTCGTGATTGACGAAACGGGGATTATTAACGGCGTGTTTGACAACGGTATTATCCGGACGCTGGGACAGGTGACACTGGCCCGGTTCTCTAACCCACAGGGTTTACTGGAAAGTGGTAACTCCACGTTCCAGGAAGGGGTCAGTTCCGGTCCTCCGTTCCTGGTGACACCTGGTAACTTTGGTGCCGGTACGATTCGTGCCGGTTCAATTGAACTTTCCAACACCGACGTCGGTCGAAACCTAGTTGACCTGATCGTGGCTTCCACGAACTATCGAGGGAACGCACGTGTGATCAGTTCCGTGCAGCAGCTGGTTGACGAACTGCTGGTGCTGGGACGTTAA
- the fliQ gene encoding flagellar biosynthesis protein FliQ yields the protein MDTSTVVDLGREGLLIMLEVSGPVMLTAVVVGLVISIGQAVTQIQDQTISFVPKIIMMVLAILYTLPWITALMMEYSTSLITNIPSRL from the coding sequence ATGGATACGTCAACCGTTGTGGATCTGGGGCGAGAAGGACTGCTGATCATGCTGGAAGTCAGCGGCCCGGTCATGCTGACTGCAGTCGTGGTCGGTCTGGTGATCAGTATTGGCCAGGCGGTGACCCAGATTCAGGATCAGACCATCAGTTTCGTGCCTAAAATCATCATGATGGTGCTGGCGATTCTGTATACATTGCCCTGGATCACTGCCCTGATGATGGAGTATAGCACCAGTCTGATCACCAATATTCCGTCGCGGCTCTGA
- a CDS encoding flagellar biosynthetic protein FliR, with protein MSALLDQYLLNPILQLAPGQILQWAMLQFYAFTLVLVRISGLMIIGPVFGQPIFPTNIRVLLIVCLSILITPTLHEQVTVGFYQLDANQDHRLSQDEVPAHLQKRFEELLVSSGRQGERELTVNDYRFVTHMPASLLDYAWSILGELTLGFALGLGVFLILLSLQMAGQMIDQQAGMALGEVFNPGFDMNASLSGQYLYYVGIAVFLLMEPINGHLLMLSALIDTFQIFPVGEGIVSTNTLDLLQSLMHQSLVLSIKVAAPLLAISALISLAMGYLGHTVPQINVLVIGFPIRAIVSLVVLIFTLSGAADIVVESIPSAIDQISRSTVM; from the coding sequence GTGAGCGCACTGCTCGATCAATATCTGTTGAATCCCATTCTGCAGCTGGCGCCTGGTCAGATTCTGCAATGGGCGATGCTGCAGTTCTACGCCTTCACACTGGTACTGGTTCGAATCAGCGGCCTGATGATTATCGGCCCGGTCTTCGGCCAGCCGATTTTTCCAACAAATATCCGGGTACTGTTAATAGTGTGCCTGTCGATTCTGATCACGCCGACACTGCACGAACAGGTTACCGTTGGTTTCTATCAGCTGGACGCCAATCAGGATCACCGCCTCAGTCAGGATGAAGTCCCCGCGCATCTGCAGAAACGCTTTGAGGAGCTGCTCGTCAGCAGTGGTCGCCAGGGAGAACGGGAGCTGACAGTCAACGATTACCGCTTCGTCACGCATATGCCGGCGTCTCTGTTGGATTATGCCTGGTCGATTCTGGGCGAGTTGACGCTGGGGTTTGCCTTGGGGCTGGGAGTGTTTCTGATTCTGTTAAGTCTGCAGATGGCCGGTCAGATGATTGATCAGCAGGCGGGGATGGCGTTGGGGGAAGTCTTCAATCCCGGCTTCGACATGAACGCGTCGTTGAGTGGCCAGTACCTGTATTATGTGGGGATCGCGGTCTTTCTGCTGATGGAGCCGATCAATGGTCATCTGCTGATGCTTTCGGCGTTGATCGATACGTTCCAGATCTTTCCCGTCGGCGAGGGGATTGTCTCAACCAATACGCTGGATCTGTTGCAGTCCCTGATGCATCAGTCGCTGGTGCTTTCGATAAAAGTCGCCGCGCCCCTGCTGGCGATCAGTGCCCTGATTTCGCTGGCGATGGGATACCTGGGACATACGGTTCCCCAGATCAATGTGCTGGTGATCGGCTTTCCGATTCGTGCGATTGTCAGTCTGGTCGTCCTGATCTTCACCCTGTCTGGAGCCGCTGACATTGTGGTCGAATCGATCCCCAGTGCCATCGATCAGATCAGCCGCAGTACCGTGATGTAG
- a CDS encoding OmpA/MotB family protein, whose translation MAMPEEEGPPGVPEWVVTYGDMMSLLLTFFIMLVSMSEIRNDEGSVRAMLDSLRERFGTHHGTAAVPGKSLDPTSNRSKPASKGTSSDGGTKMGKADSSGGGGPFNTVERINSGTEVTLGGAACFDRFSAELTPALKKKLDVIAEVLLPTPNRLIVRGHASPEPLPKGSKFLDSQELSFYRAKNVAEYLKDKGIAPERLIVSSVGDAEPRTITRDPQEQYLNRRVDVFLIDAYIDTPQTGKR comes from the coding sequence ATGGCGATGCCTGAAGAAGAGGGACCTCCTGGCGTTCCGGAATGGGTTGTCACCTATGGTGACATGATGTCGCTGCTGCTGACCTTCTTCATCATGCTGGTGTCCATGAGTGAGATCCGTAACGACGAAGGATCCGTGCGTGCCATGCTGGACTCACTGCGAGAGCGTTTCGGAACGCATCACGGTACAGCCGCCGTGCCGGGAAAATCGCTGGATCCTACCAGTAACCGCAGTAAGCCCGCCTCCAAAGGAACCAGCTCCGACGGGGGGACTAAAATGGGTAAAGCGGACTCATCGGGAGGTGGCGGTCCCTTCAATACGGTAGAACGAATTAATTCGGGAACCGAGGTGACTCTGGGGGGGGCTGCCTGTTTTGATCGGTTTTCTGCGGAGCTGACTCCTGCGCTGAAGAAAAAACTGGATGTGATTGCAGAGGTGCTGCTGCCCACTCCCAATCGGCTGATCGTACGGGGGCATGCCTCGCCAGAGCCTTTACCAAAGGGCTCAAAGTTCCTGGATTCCCAGGAACTCTCTTTCTATCGGGCCAAAAATGTGGCGGAGTACCTTAAGGACAAGGGAATTGCACCCGAACGACTGATTGTCAGTTCAGTGGGAGATGCTGAGCCACGGACCATCACACGCGACCCGCAAGAGCAATACTTGAATCGTCGGGTTGACGTATTTTTGATTGATGCGTATATAGACACTCCGCAGACAGGTAAGCGTTGA
- the fliP gene encoding flagellar type III secretion system pore protein FliP (The bacterial flagellar biogenesis protein FliP forms a type III secretion system (T3SS)-type pore required for flagellar assembly.), giving the protein MFKRSGGGQLRNLGAWLCLCWLLTGTDTLQAQTTAQNQALSNQGVGSQSLQNFPAQADPNVQPASAEKSGVPELLDVEQMTSPEGLNSTLKLFLLLTVLSLAPSILIMTTCFIRFVIVFGLLRQALGTQQLPPNQVLTSLSLFLTFMVMAPIWEKAYEEGIVPYTNQTQQAPVSLEDAFEKTVAPLRKFMSDQIELTGNSDTVWMFLDYQRPLPGSPGAAEYKAPSDYDEVPLSVLLPAYMLSEVKTAFLIGFQLYLPFIVIDMVISSILISMGMMMLPPVLISLPFKILLFVLIDGWLLTVGMLLESIRAVG; this is encoded by the coding sequence ATGTTTAAGCGGAGCGGGGGGGGGCAGCTCCGAAATCTGGGAGCCTGGTTGTGTCTGTGCTGGTTACTGACAGGAACAGACACTCTGCAGGCACAGACCACAGCCCAGAATCAGGCACTCTCTAACCAGGGAGTCGGCAGTCAGAGTCTGCAGAATTTCCCGGCGCAGGCTGATCCCAACGTGCAGCCTGCATCTGCTGAGAAATCAGGAGTTCCCGAGCTGCTGGACGTGGAACAGATGACGTCGCCGGAAGGTTTGAATTCGACCCTCAAGCTGTTTCTGTTACTGACCGTTTTGAGTCTGGCTCCCTCGATTCTGATCATGACGACCTGTTTTATCCGGTTCGTGATCGTATTCGGATTGTTACGTCAGGCACTGGGAACGCAGCAATTACCGCCGAACCAGGTGCTGACTTCCCTGAGTCTGTTTCTGACCTTCATGGTGATGGCTCCCATCTGGGAGAAAGCCTATGAGGAGGGAATCGTCCCCTATACGAACCAGACGCAACAGGCTCCTGTATCGCTGGAAGACGCATTTGAAAAGACGGTTGCTCCCCTGCGAAAGTTCATGAGCGATCAGATCGAACTCACGGGTAACAGTGATACGGTCTGGATGTTTCTCGACTACCAGCGACCGTTGCCCGGTTCTCCCGGCGCCGCGGAATATAAAGCACCCAGCGACTACGACGAAGTCCCATTGAGTGTGCTGCTGCCAGCCTACATGTTGAGCGAAGTCAAAACCGCGTTTCTGATCGGCTTCCAGCTGTATCTGCCTTTTATTGTGATCGACATGGTGATCAGTTCGATTCTGATCAGCATGGGGATGATGATGTTGCCCCCGGTGTTGATCTCGTTACCGTTTAAAATTCTGTTATTTGTCTTGATTGATGGCTGGTTGCTGACAGTAGGCATGCTGCTGGAGAGTATCAGGGCCGTAGGATAA
- the fliN gene encoding flagellar motor switch protein FliN, which yields MAEDNDDLLDPSEIEKLLNSQGQNAPAEPPSGESASESAGDDLLDPSDIEKLLQNAGSSEGTKPSGSGNVVNNDDIDGLFSQHGTSSDQSGSPFSASHADTEALLNQAEANLAAAISPNLGPGHGIPGDLGGTKAFEFPNFESMAGSPEEAMALSSLQNVELDLCIELGRTELLIEEVLKMKEGVVVPLDKLAGDPVDILVNGRIIARGEVLVLNDNFCVRVAEIISPEL from the coding sequence GTGGCTGAAGATAATGACGATCTTCTGGATCCTTCCGAAATTGAGAAGCTCTTAAACTCGCAGGGACAGAATGCGCCTGCAGAACCTCCCTCTGGTGAAAGCGCCTCTGAAAGTGCAGGGGACGATCTGCTGGATCCCTCCGATATCGAGAAGCTGCTGCAGAATGCAGGTTCGAGCGAGGGAACGAAGCCATCGGGTTCCGGAAATGTCGTCAACAATGATGATATCGATGGACTGTTCAGCCAGCATGGTACGTCATCAGATCAGTCCGGTAGCCCGTTTTCCGCATCGCATGCAGACACCGAAGCGCTATTGAATCAGGCGGAAGCCAATCTGGCGGCGGCAATTTCTCCCAACCTGGGGCCCGGCCATGGTATCCCCGGAGATCTGGGAGGAACGAAGGCATTTGAGTTTCCGAATTTTGAATCGATGGCAGGCAGCCCGGAAGAGGCGATGGCTCTGTCATCTCTGCAGAATGTCGAACTGGATCTGTGCATCGAACTGGGACGCACGGAACTGCTGATCGAAGAGGTCCTGAAAATGAAAGAGGGAGTGGTTGTTCCTCTGGACAAGCTGGCAGGGGACCCGGTCGATATTCTGGTGAATGGCCGCATTATAGCCCGGGGTGAAGTCCTGGTGCTGAACGATAATTTTTGTGTCCGTGTTGCCGAGATTATTTCTCCCGAACTTTAA
- a CDS encoding flagellar FlbD family protein, which produces MIKLTRLNGEEFVVNAELIQSIESRPDTFITLTSDDRLIVRESVEEVVKRAIAYSRAIRLAPGL; this is translated from the coding sequence ATGATCAAATTGACCCGACTGAATGGTGAAGAGTTTGTTGTCAACGCGGAACTGATTCAGAGTATTGAGAGCAGACCCGACACGTTTATTACTTTGACTTCGGATGATCGCCTGATTGTGCGGGAAAGCGTGGAAGAAGTGGTGAAACGTGCGATCGCTTATTCGCGTGCGATTCGACTGGCGCCCGGGCTGTGA